One genomic segment of Rubripirellula tenax includes these proteins:
- a CDS encoding DUF971 domain-containing protein translates to MSQPDPIRPKETQTDVVPLTITRDGDSAISISWSDGTMTRWTASVLRNTCPCATCREKKRGEAEKREAAGKLRGLPVLSAAEARPLRIESMRPVGSYAYSIGFSDGHDSGIFPFVMLHRGDQPT, encoded by the coding sequence ATGTCCCAACCTGATCCCATACGACCCAAAGAGACTCAGACGGATGTCGTTCCGTTGACCATCACTCGCGACGGTGACTCGGCGATTTCGATCTCGTGGAGCGATGGGACGATGACCCGTTGGACCGCATCGGTGCTTCGCAATACATGCCCCTGTGCGACTTGTCGTGAAAAGAAGCGTGGGGAAGCCGAAAAACGTGAAGCGGCTGGCAAATTGAGGGGTTTGCCGGTGTTGAGTGCTGCCGAAGCTCGCCCGCTACGCATCGAATCGATGCGTCCGGTGGGCAGCTATGCGTACAGCATTGGATTCAGTGACGGCCACGATTCGGGGATCTTCCCCTTCGTGATGTTGCACCGAGGCGACCAGCCCACGTGA
- a CDS encoding efflux RND transporter permease subunit — protein sequence MSDKTASQTNDWSTFFFRDNRAMLLLLGVVAVAGLTSIAVLPRMEDPVLSARVGLVATRMPGADAKRVENLITEPLEDRLQDVEEVKEIVSESRPGISTITVVLRDDIYDTDEVWSEIRGKIEDAITVLPPQASRPVFEELDVRAYALIVAVKWQRDDPPSWTLLRRYAKRLEDKLLAIKGTEVIERFADPGEEATVVIDPDQAAALGLDATSVAKQLSGSDAKGSVGFLRTTDQQLIMEMANQFEQSGRIADALIQSDGGGSMVRIGDIATITRGCPDPLPRFAMIDDRPSVALGVMVRKAQRIDLWRSDVQAALDDFADDLPTGLTIDLVLDQNKYVSQRLSSLASNLFVGVIAVVLVVLALMGWRSAIVVALALPLSGFTALFGLRLLQVPIHQMSITGMIIAIGLLIDNAIVAVDEVVTEMRSGRSPIEAVRASVRHLAIPLFGSTITTALAFAPIAMMPGPAGEFVGAIAISVILAISASLFFSLTVIPVVASKFVGRAPDERRKGNLLQRFLRNGFQSQTVGQRYRRVLEWLLEKPFRAIAVSAVLPIIGFGLFSQLSEQFFPAADRDQFHVELELPADATVAATQRASMAINPLLVDAGAKKISWFYGESAPVFYYNILGSRRGVANFGSAIVQMDSPDGLRDTLRSLQQSADAAVPGARVLMRQLEQGPPFNAPIEIRLFGPDLVRLQELGDEVRIALASVRDVTHTKSLLSETLPTVSLDVDEAAARLVGIQPADISTQLYGQLEGALAGQILEDTEQIPVRVRVGNERRGELSQIATMQLTTPSGLVPLASVADITIEPEIAVIPRRDRRRMNQVAGFISAGTLPADSLLEFQDRLARSGFQLPPGYELEYGGEASQRNDAVGNLMANVGVLMVMMIATLVLSFRSFRLAAVIMVVAVGSIGLGMIGLWIGGYPFGFMAIIGTMGLVGVAINDSIVVLASLREHEAGGRLSLDETVDVVYRCTRHVVATTLTTIAGFAPLIISGGKFWPPLAIAIAGGVSGATLMALCFVPATYRMLRKSERVATCVFVVRRPEHQDSPDPDIAASLLSHRAQ from the coding sequence TGTCGAAGAAGTCAAGGAGATCGTCAGCGAAAGCCGGCCGGGGATCAGTACGATCACGGTCGTTCTGCGCGACGACATCTATGACACCGACGAAGTCTGGTCCGAGATCCGTGGCAAGATCGAAGACGCTATCACCGTATTGCCGCCGCAAGCATCCCGACCGGTATTCGAAGAACTGGATGTTCGCGCTTACGCGTTGATCGTCGCGGTGAAGTGGCAGCGAGACGATCCGCCAAGCTGGACGTTGTTGCGGCGGTACGCCAAGCGACTGGAAGACAAACTGCTGGCGATCAAGGGCACCGAAGTGATCGAGCGTTTCGCCGACCCGGGCGAAGAAGCGACGGTCGTCATCGATCCTGACCAAGCCGCAGCCCTCGGGTTGGACGCCACCAGCGTTGCGAAGCAGTTAAGCGGATCGGACGCCAAAGGTTCGGTGGGTTTCTTGCGAACAACGGATCAACAATTGATCATGGAAATGGCGAACCAATTTGAACAATCGGGACGCATCGCCGACGCATTGATTCAATCGGATGGCGGCGGTTCGATGGTCCGCATCGGCGACATCGCAACGATCACGCGAGGATGTCCCGATCCGTTGCCGCGATTCGCGATGATCGATGACCGACCGTCCGTCGCGTTGGGCGTGATGGTTCGCAAGGCCCAACGGATCGACCTTTGGCGCAGCGATGTCCAGGCCGCCTTGGATGATTTCGCCGACGACTTGCCCACGGGTTTGACGATCGACTTGGTGCTGGATCAAAACAAGTATGTATCCCAGCGGCTATCGTCGCTGGCATCGAACTTGTTCGTGGGTGTGATCGCGGTCGTGCTTGTTGTCTTGGCCCTGATGGGATGGCGCAGCGCCATCGTTGTCGCGTTGGCGTTGCCGTTGTCAGGCTTCACGGCCCTGTTCGGGCTCAGGCTGCTGCAGGTCCCGATTCACCAAATGTCGATCACGGGGATGATCATTGCGATCGGGCTGTTGATTGACAATGCCATTGTTGCCGTCGATGAAGTCGTAACCGAAATGCGATCTGGACGATCGCCGATCGAGGCGGTTCGCGCGAGTGTTCGGCATCTAGCGATTCCGCTTTTCGGATCGACGATCACCACGGCGCTGGCATTTGCGCCGATCGCGATGATGCCGGGCCCTGCGGGCGAATTCGTTGGCGCGATCGCGATCAGCGTGATCCTGGCGATCTCAGCCTCGCTGTTTTTCTCGTTGACGGTGATTCCGGTCGTCGCTTCCAAATTTGTCGGGCGGGCGCCGGACGAGAGACGCAAAGGGAACCTTTTGCAACGCTTCCTGCGAAACGGCTTTCAATCGCAAACGGTGGGCCAGCGTTATCGCCGAGTGCTTGAGTGGTTGTTAGAAAAACCATTCCGAGCGATCGCGGTCAGTGCCGTATTGCCAATCATCGGCTTTGGTTTGTTCAGCCAATTGTCGGAACAATTTTTTCCGGCCGCCGACCGCGACCAATTTCACGTCGAATTGGAATTGCCGGCCGACGCGACCGTGGCGGCGACTCAAAGGGCTTCGATGGCGATCAACCCGCTGTTGGTCGATGCGGGCGCGAAAAAGATCAGCTGGTTCTATGGCGAAAGCGCGCCGGTTTTCTATTACAACATTCTCGGCTCTCGACGCGGCGTTGCCAACTTTGGCAGCGCCATCGTGCAGATGGATTCGCCCGACGGTCTGCGTGACACACTTCGGTCGCTTCAACAAAGCGCCGACGCGGCGGTGCCCGGCGCTCGCGTCCTGATGCGACAACTCGAACAGGGGCCTCCGTTCAACGCCCCCATTGAGATCCGTTTGTTTGGTCCCGACTTGGTTCGCTTGCAAGAACTGGGCGACGAAGTTCGGATCGCTTTGGCGTCGGTACGCGACGTGACACACACCAAGTCGTTGTTATCGGAGACACTGCCGACCGTTTCGCTGGACGTTGACGAAGCCGCGGCTCGCTTGGTCGGAATCCAACCCGCCGATATTTCGACGCAGCTGTACGGCCAACTCGAAGGAGCACTTGCCGGACAGATTCTCGAAGACACAGAACAAATTCCGGTACGCGTTCGCGTGGGCAATGAACGTCGCGGCGAGCTTTCCCAGATTGCGACCATGCAACTGACAACGCCAAGCGGATTGGTTCCGCTGGCCAGCGTCGCCGACATTACGATTGAACCCGAGATTGCGGTCATTCCCAGGCGGGATCGGCGACGCATGAACCAAGTCGCCGGATTCATCTCCGCCGGAACCCTCCCCGCCGATTCGTTGCTGGAATTCCAAGATCGCCTAGCTCGCAGCGGCTTTCAATTACCGCCGGGTTACGAACTGGAATATGGCGGCGAAGCGTCTCAGCGCAATGATGCCGTCGGCAATTTGATGGCCAATGTCGGCGTGTTGATGGTGATGATGATCGCGACCTTGGTGTTGTCGTTCCGATCGTTTCGATTGGCGGCCGTGATCATGGTGGTCGCCGTCGGCAGCATCGGATTGGGCATGATTGGCCTTTGGATCGGCGGCTATCCGTTCGGATTCATGGCGATCATTGGCACGATGGGATTGGTCGGCGTCGCCATCAACGACTCGATCGTTGTACTCGCGTCACTTCGCGAACACGAGGCCGGCGGCCGGCTGAGTTTGGACGAAACCGTTGACGTGGTTTACCGATGCACCCGTCACGTCGTTGCGACGACGTTGACGACTATCGCCGGTTTTGCGCCGCTGATCATCAGCGGCGGAAAGTTCTGGCCACCGCTTGCGATCGCGATCGCAGGCGGCGTCAGCGGCGCAACGCTGATGGCGCTGTGCTTCGTCCCCGCCACCTACCGGATGCTGCGAAAATCCGAACGCGTGGCCACTTGCGTTTTCGTCGTTCGTCGCCCCGAACATCAAGATTCGCCCGATCCAGATATCGCGGCAAGCCTTCTATCGCACCGCGCCCAATAG
- a CDS encoding DUF1559 family PulG-like putative transporter → MRRTGFTLIEMLVVISIIGILAALLLPAVSKAREAARGVECQSNLRNFGITLTSRTTSAPDGAFCSGGFDVERDGVPTEQGWVADLVRRGVLVSEMRCPSSGATTSKAIEQLLTIPIADLQATDCVDRLGSEEHTNEMGQQIKNICRKIADDNLAPLSDERAELIQQQMLDQGYNTNFAASWFLLRSELRLDADGNADPTDATCTDTDPRGRNVTKGVLTTRILDSASASSSTVPLLCDAAAAGSLSTTIGELLGGSFYATGIVGSPVGNRVMVDNDADGTAETSSTFFMSLPSFPASTPREGASGWLKSWNHDTRQDYRGMSPLHLGTANVLMADGSVRALTDVNNDGFINNGFDGADVNVPSGGPYWIDSVIEAEALQLASFHALGSKGSQN, encoded by the coding sequence ATGCGACGAACCGGATTCACGTTGATCGAGATGCTGGTGGTGATTTCCATCATTGGAATCCTTGCGGCGTTGTTGTTGCCCGCCGTTTCAAAGGCTCGCGAAGCCGCCCGGGGTGTCGAGTGCCAGAGCAACCTTCGGAATTTCGGCATCACATTGACCTCTCGCACGACGTCCGCACCCGACGGTGCGTTTTGCTCGGGCGGTTTTGACGTCGAACGCGACGGAGTTCCTACGGAACAGGGTTGGGTCGCTGATCTCGTTCGACGCGGCGTCTTGGTCAGTGAAATGCGGTGTCCCAGTAGCGGTGCGACGACTAGCAAAGCGATCGAACAACTGTTGACGATCCCGATCGCCGATTTGCAGGCCACTGATTGCGTGGATCGTTTGGGCAGCGAAGAACATACCAACGAAATGGGACAGCAGATCAAAAACATTTGTCGCAAGATTGCGGATGATAACTTGGCTCCACTGTCCGACGAGCGGGCCGAATTGATCCAACAGCAGATGCTCGACCAAGGCTACAACACGAACTTCGCGGCTTCCTGGTTCTTACTGCGATCGGAACTGCGATTGGACGCCGACGGCAACGCCGACCCGACGGATGCGACGTGTACCGACACCGATCCGCGAGGACGAAACGTCACCAAAGGCGTCCTGACCACGCGAATCTTGGACAGTGCCAGTGCGTCGTCCAGCACGGTTCCGCTGCTGTGCGATGCGGCAGCGGCGGGATCGCTTTCCACGACGATTGGCGAACTCCTCGGCGGTTCGTTTTATGCCACGGGCATCGTCGGCAGTCCGGTCGGCAACCGTGTGATGGTCGACAACGATGCCGATGGAACCGCAGAAACCAGCAGCACGTTCTTCATGAGTCTGCCTAGTTTCCCCGCCAGCACGCCACGCGAGGGCGCAAGCGGTTGGTTGAAGTCTTGGAACCACGACACACGCCAAGACTATCGCGGCATGTCACCGCTTCATCTTGGCACGGCCAATGTGTTGATGGCCGACGGCTCCGTGCGAGCACTCACCGATGTCAACAATGACGGATTCATCAACAACGGCTTTGACGGTGCGGACGTGAACGTCCCTTCGGGCGGCCCTTATTGGATCGATTCGGTGATCGAAGCGGAAGCGTTACAGCTGGCCAGCTTCCATGCACTCGGATCCAAGGGCAGCCAGAACTAG
- a CDS encoding phenylacetate--CoA ligase family protein — translation MRSICLPLDSLDQLGELPFLTKEDLVGNAPGVPGRIFDLPRNQYSRLHQTSGTRGYPMVVLDTPDDWQWWLRCWDFVLDAARVTDDDVALMAFSFGPFIGFWTAHDALVRRQSTVVPSGGMSSENRLRMITDHHCTVMCCTPTYALHLVEVAKRVGVDLSANSVTRIIVAGEPGGSIDSIRCNIEQAWGAEVFDHTGASEVGAWGFASDDRRGIHVIESEFIAECLVFDDASPRGRVAAEGEQAELVLTNLGRLGGPAIRYRTGDIVRGYRQHDRPCRFLWLDGGVLGRCDDMVVIRGVNVFPSSVEAIVREIEPTAEFRMIVTRRDHMDQLAIQLEASESSAGQLARRLRDRLAMRIDVDPLPDGSLPRFEAKAKRWLDHRELH, via the coding sequence TTGCGAAGCATTTGTTTGCCGCTGGATTCGCTTGATCAACTGGGTGAGTTGCCGTTTTTGACAAAAGAAGACTTAGTCGGAAATGCGCCCGGAGTGCCCGGTCGCATTTTTGATCTGCCACGGAACCAATATTCACGACTGCACCAGACCAGCGGTACGCGAGGCTATCCGATGGTGGTTTTGGATACGCCCGATGATTGGCAGTGGTGGCTTCGTTGTTGGGACTTCGTTCTGGATGCGGCTCGAGTCACCGACGATGATGTTGCCTTGATGGCGTTTTCGTTCGGGCCTTTCATCGGATTCTGGACCGCCCACGATGCGCTGGTTCGTCGCCAGTCAACGGTGGTCCCCAGCGGTGGCATGTCTAGTGAGAACCGTTTGCGAATGATCACGGATCACCATTGCACGGTGATGTGTTGCACGCCTACGTATGCGCTTCATCTGGTCGAGGTCGCTAAGCGAGTTGGCGTTGATCTAAGTGCGAACTCTGTCACGCGCATCATCGTCGCGGGTGAACCGGGCGGTTCGATCGATTCGATTCGTTGCAACATCGAACAAGCTTGGGGCGCCGAAGTGTTCGATCACACCGGTGCCAGCGAAGTCGGTGCGTGGGGATTTGCCAGTGATGACCGTCGAGGTATCCACGTGATCGAATCCGAATTCATTGCCGAGTGTTTGGTGTTCGACGATGCGTCGCCGCGCGGGCGCGTCGCCGCCGAAGGCGAGCAAGCCGAATTGGTGCTGACTAACTTGGGACGCTTGGGAGGTCCGGCAATCCGCTATCGCACCGGCGATATCGTTCGCGGGTATCGCCAGCACGATCGGCCGTGCCGTTTTCTTTGGCTCGACGGGGGCGTGTTGGGCCGATGCGATGACATGGTCGTTATCCGCGGCGTCAACGTTTTCCCGTCCAGCGTCGAAGCGATCGTGCGAGAGATTGAACCGACCGCCGAATTCCGAATGATCGTTACTCGCAGAGATCACATGGACCAGTTGGCGATCCAGTTGGAAGCATCGGAGTCGTCGGCCGGGCAACTTGCCCGGCGACTTCGTGACCGATTGGCGATGCGAATTGACGTCGATCCGTTGCCCGACGGATCGCTGCCGCGGTTCGAAGCCAAGGCCAAGCGATGGCTCGATCATCGTGAACTTCATTAG